The proteins below come from a single Drosophila teissieri strain GT53w chromosome 3L, Prin_Dtei_1.1, whole genome shotgun sequence genomic window:
- the LOC122618363 gene encoding sorting nexin lst-4, producing MTSYVRAMYDFTGEPGSSELSIATGDVLSVTRSDVGEGWWEGKNARGQIGLFPAAYVEVMSAAEAQKLSASGATSVPQVPDPFASPPLPRYDQTADDDGSNWDDEDDWSDDNETYSEIGPGGQKSAGQAARAGGLSHSTSDYDNKHLPIAPNDDTQSLASVAGGTGAAGTVKKGMFAKSSDSYILGLSSTKEKIPECEMAYITQVEDSIYQWTQNHSPYSVVVASPKKESKFKGMKTFIAYQLTPSFNNISVSRRYKHFDWLHERLVDKFCLIPVPPLPDKQISGRYEEQFVEHRRVQLQEFVDWVCRHPVISKCEVWYHFLTCRDEKIWKSGKRKAERDPYMGVNYCLAISPPDKNLLHSKVDAQMELGTQFIHSMDVAVRNLNNISNDMAKRSMSQSKKEFQRIGDGLSDLAKALAIDERRAPTRNAVPLSESVGRIGGIFIGIGQAFGEQPKQDWIPLSDRLHIYRGVLNCFPDIFSTHKGAIQKRKDCEKLAGEGRMNNPQLHDVNRRTDVVSYTVLAELTHFKSERDTHLKHTLKNFIAEQIKFYQGVVARLQEANRQIE from the exons ATGACCTCGTACGTGCGCGCCATGTATGACTTTACCGGGGAGCCGGGCTCCTCGGAGCTCTCCATCGCAACGGGCGATGTGCTCTCGGTGACACGGAGCGACGTAGGTGAAGGCTGGTGGGAGGGCAAGAACGCCCGTGGCCAGATAGGCCTCTTCCCGGCTGCGTACGTGGAGGTGATGTCGGCGGCAGAGGCCCAGAAGCTGAGCGCCAGTGGAGCGACCTCGGTGCCACAGGTCCCGGATCCATTCGCCTCGCCCCCTTTGCCGCGCTACGATCAGACGGCGGATGATGATGGCAGCAACTGGGATGATGAGGACGACTGGAGCGACGACAATGAAACGTACTCGGAAATTGGCCCAGGTGGCCAAAAGTCTGCTGGTCAGGCGGCGCGCGCTGGTGGACTGTCGCATTCCACCAGTGACTACGATAACAAACACCTGCCCATTGCCCCCAACGATGATACCCAATCGCTGGCCTCCGTGGCTGGTGGGACTGGTGCAGCCGGCACCGTCAAGAAGGGCATGTTCGCCAAAAGTTCCGATTCGTATATACTCGGCCTGTCCAGCACCAAGGAGAAGATACCCGAATGCGAGATGGCCTACATAACACAGGTGGAGGACTCCATCTACCAGTGGACGCAGAACCATTCGCCCTACTCCGTTGTGGTGGCCAGCCCCAAAAAGGAGTCCAAATTCAAGGGGATGAAGACGTTCATCGCCTACCAACTGACGCCTAGCTTCAACAACATATCC GTGTCGCGTCGCTACAAGCATTTCGACTGGCTGCACGAACGTTTGGTGGACAAGTTTTGCCTGATTCCGGTGCCCCCGCTGCCGGACAAGCAGATCTCCGGCCGCTATGAGGAGCAATTCGTGGAGCATCGACGCGTACAGCTGCAGGAGTTCGTCGACTGGGTGTGCCGCCATCCGGTGATTTCCAAATGCGAGGTCTGGTATCATTTCCTCACCTGTCGCGACGAGAAGATCTGGAAGTCGGGCAAGCGCAAGGCGGAACGAGATCCCTACATGGGCGTCAACTACTGCCTGGCCATTTCGCCGCCGGACAAGAACCTGCTGCACTCCAAGGTGGACGCACAGATGGAGCTGGGCACCCAGTTCATTCACAGCATGGACGTGGCCGTACGCAACCTGAACAATATATCCAACGACATGGCCAAGCGCTCCATGTCGCAGAGTAAAAAGGAGTTTCAGCGCATCGGTGACGGACTCTCAGACCTGGCCAAGGCATTGGCCATCGACGAGAGGCGTGCGCCCACCCGGAACGCGGTTCCGCTCTCCGAGAGCGTCGGCCGCATCGGCGGCATCTTTATCGGTATTGGACAGGCCTTTGGCGAGCAGCCAAAGCAGGATTGGATTCCCCTCTCGGATCGACTGCACATCTACAG GGGCGTACTCAACTGCTTTCCGGACATCTTCTCCACGCACAAGGGTGCCATACAGAAGCGAAAGGACTGCGAGAAACTGGCCGGCGAGGGCAGGATGAATAATCCCCAGCTGCACGACGTGAACCGGCGCACAGATGTCGTCTCCTACACGGTTCTGGCCGAGCTGACCCACTTCAAGAGCGAGCGGGATACGCATTTGAAGCATACGCTTAAGAATTTCATTGCCGAGCAGATTAAGTTCTACCAGGGCGTGGTGGCGCGCCTGCAGGAGGCCAACCGTCAGATCGAGTAG
- the LOC122617145 gene encoding nucleolin — MKKKQVESASEEEEVQAEDSEASEEEELQAADSDEEELEAENSDEEELEAEDSEEEELEAEDSDGSELDLDASATESDEDDDEEEEQVKPEPKSRAEIIDEKIHTKYEQLKGTRLYVRFPQKLPLNVEEFNAKVKALHPLVLKSTKPRQKHARFCLVDFKSKEDRDQAFKEIKASIEKDEKHKGLFVSLPKTDSDDFVNELVTRKQTSVENKRTKALMKRATKKVLVKGNFTSSVVITNLPKTSSIAQVRQLFQDAVDIQIRPGKGKFRDYSTATVTLPTTHDARKAIKEKLSLAGTPLVLRFNTQKKRSSKDKLKRQAENGKSPEKKARSPKQNDKKSKAEEGKAPKNKRPEKDTKQQPKGNLKRKAPKEKTPIIKTPKKLKKLSAE, encoded by the coding sequence ATGAAGAAAAAGCAGGTGGAAAGTGCATCGGAGGAAGAGGAAGTGCAGGCCGAAGACTCCGAGGCTTCCGAAGAGGAGGAGTTGCAGGCAGCGGACTCCGATGAGGAGGAGCTAGAGGCAGAGAACTCCGATGAGGAGGAGCTCGAGGCAGAGGactccgaggaggaggagctcgAGGCAGAGGATTCCGATGGATCCGAACTGGATCTGGATGCCAGTGCCACCGAATCCGATGAAGATGATGACGAGGAGGAAGAACAAGTCAAACCTGAGCCCAAAAGCCGCGCCGAGATAATCGACGAGAAGATCCACACCAAGTACGAGCAGTTAAAAGGCACGCGGCTGTATGTCCGGTTCCCACAAAAACTGCCCCTGAACGTGGAGGAATTCAATGCGAAGGTTAAGGCTCTGCATCCACTGGTGCTGAAGTCCACAAAGCCTCGTCAGAAGCACGCTCGTTTCTGCCTCGTCGATTTCAAGTCGAAGGAAGACCGCGACCAGGCCTTTAAGGAAATCAAGGCGTCCATTGAAAAGGATGAGAAGCACAAGGGCTTGTTCGTATCCCTGCCCAAGACGGATTCCGATGATTTCGTCAATGAGCTGGTGACCCGCAAGCAGACATCCGTCGAGAACAAACGCACCAAGGCTCTGATGAAGCGAGCCACCAAGAAGGTCCTGGTCAAGGGTAACTTCACCTCGTCCGTGGTCATTACCAACCTGCCAAAGACCAGTTCGATTGCCCAAGTGCGCCAGCTGTTCCAGGACGCAGTCGACATTCAAATTCGACCGGGCAAGGGCAAATTCCGCGACTACAGCACGGCGACCGTAACCCTGCCAACGACACACGATGCACGCAAGGCCATCAAAGAGAAGCTCAGCCTGGCGGGCACGCCTCTGGTGTTGCGCTTCAACACTCAGAAGAAGCGGAGCTCCAAAGATAAGCTCAAGCGGCAGGCCGAGAATGGGAAATCCCCTGAAAAGAAAGCACGGAGTCCGAAGCAAAACGATAAGAAGTCAAAGGCGGAAGAAGGGAAAGCCCCTAAAAATAAGAGACCAGAAAAAGATACTAAGCAACAGCCGAAGGGAAACCTAAAGAGAAAAGCGCCCAAGGAAAAAACACCTATTATTAAGACACCCAAAAAGTTAAAGAAACTAAGCGCAGAATAG
- the LOC122618364 gene encoding LOW QUALITY PROTEIN: sialomucin core protein 24 (The sequence of the model RefSeq protein was modified relative to this genomic sequence to represent the inferred CDS: substituted 1 base at 1 genomic stop codon), with protein MNRQAKFLVLCLFVGLFSANLCDEAVTTPVPIETTTPDAKNTTSPPDTTTTVTTPSTTTTSTTTEKTTVTPPITTSTEKPTTTTPASNTTTTSTTPASTTSSSTTPATTTTTPATTTTTTTPSPNSTTTTPPPHTSTTPAPKPVPCGHFDGSSFIGGIVLTLGLLAIGLVAYKFYKARNERNYHTLXAATAFTSAFNAAAGAAAASSSAASTDAERVRFVQPSIPLRSPPTQPPPPPPAHMGGSGGGAAAAPQNCSPSARDRLLHT; from the exons ATGAATCGGCAGGCGAAATTCCTAGTCTTGTGCCTCTTTGTTGGCCTCTTCTCCGCGAATTTGTGCGACGAAG CGGTAACCACACCGGTGCCAATAGAAACCACCACGCCGGACGCCAAGAACACAACAAGTCCGCCGGACACAACCACCACTGTGACGACACCGTCGACCACAACAACGAGCACCACAACTGAGAAGACAACTGTGACGCCACCAATCACCACATCGACTGAGAAGCCCACGACAACCACGCCGGCtagcaacaccaccaccactagcACCACTCcggccagcaccaccagcagcagcaccactcCGGCCACGACCACCACCACGCCTGCTACCACAACAACTACGACCACTCCGTCTCCGAACTCGACCACAACTACGCCGCCACCACACACATCGACCACTCCGGCGCCGAAGCCCGTGCCGTGCGGACATTTCGATGGATCCTCGTTCATTGGCGGGATTGTGCTGACTCTGGGCCTGCTGGCCATCGGCTTGGTGGCCTACAAGTTCTACAAGGCCCGCAACGAGCGCAACTACCACACCCTTTGAGCCGCCACCGCCTTTACGTCGGCCTTCAATGCGGCAGCCGGAGCTGcggcggccagcagcagcgccgcATCCACGGATGCGGAGCGTGTGCGGTTTGTCCAGCCTTCGATACCGCTAAGGTCGCCGCCAACGCAGcctccgccaccaccacccgccCACAtgggtggcagtggtggtggtgcggctGCAGCTCCACAAAACTGCTCGCCATCGGCCCGTGATCGGTTGCTGCACACATAA